One window from the genome of Rufibacter tibetensis encodes:
- a CDS encoding heme exporter protein CcmB, whose product MQKDFVLEWRQKYAFNGMLLYVGSTVFICYLSFSLRFGGLEVPVWNALYWIILLFTAVNAIAKGFAQESRGRLLYYYSVVSPQGVILAKMIYNVALMLVLSLLCFGFYTIVIGNPVQDVGMFLVTIVLGAIGFASSLTMISGIAAKAANTGTLMAVLSFPVMVPMLLMLMKMSKNAIDGLDPSVSMDEALTLLAINMIVVTVSYILFPYLWRS is encoded by the coding sequence ATGCAAAAGGATTTTGTGCTGGAATGGCGGCAGAAGTATGCGTTCAACGGCATGCTTCTGTACGTGGGCAGCACAGTGTTCATCTGCTATCTCAGCTTTAGTTTGCGCTTCGGCGGACTGGAAGTGCCGGTCTGGAATGCCTTGTACTGGATCATTCTGCTCTTCACGGCGGTAAACGCCATCGCGAAGGGATTTGCCCAGGAGAGCCGCGGACGGTTACTCTATTATTATAGTGTAGTAAGTCCGCAGGGGGTGATTCTGGCCAAGATGATTTACAACGTGGCGCTCATGCTGGTGCTGTCGCTGCTGTGTTTCGGATTCTACACTATTGTGATCGGGAATCCGGTGCAGGATGTGGGGATGTTCCTGGTGACGATTGTCTTAGGAGCGATTGGATTTGCCTCGTCACTGACCATGATTTCGGGCATTGCGGCCAAGGCGGCGAACACGGGAACGCTGATGGCGGTGCTGAGTTTTCCGGTGATGGTACCCATGCTGCTCATGCTCATGAAGATGTCCAAGAACGCCATTGACGGGCTGGACCCTTCGGTGAGTATGGATGAGGCGCTGACCTTGCTAGCGATTAACATGATTGTGGTCACCGTGTCTTATATTCTGTTCCCGTACTTGTGGCGCAGTTAA
- the ccsA gene encoding cytochrome c biogenesis protein CcsA, with product MKLTWWKWLTIALLLYTVVMGMLSEVPRLAILNETIRNLYFHVPMWFGMILILLVSVVYSIKYLRNPLSRNDIIAYESAKVGILFGVLGIVTGMEWARFTWGEFWSNDPKQNASAIGLLIYFAYLILRGSFQDHQQRARISAVYNIFAFAALIPLLFILPRMTDSLHPGNGGNPGFNSYDLDSRLRAVFYPAVLGWTLLGVWMVHLRTRLEVLKQRFYENA from the coding sequence ATGAAGCTTACTTGGTGGAAATGGCTGACGATTGCCCTGCTGCTGTACACAGTGGTGATGGGCATGCTGAGCGAGGTGCCCCGTCTGGCTATTCTGAATGAAACCATCCGGAACTTATACTTCCACGTGCCCATGTGGTTCGGGATGATTCTGATCCTGCTCGTTTCAGTAGTGTATTCCATAAAATACCTCAGAAACCCGCTCTCCAGAAATGATATCATCGCCTATGAATCAGCGAAGGTGGGCATTCTGTTTGGCGTGCTGGGCATTGTGACCGGCATGGAATGGGCACGTTTCACGTGGGGCGAATTCTGGAGCAATGACCCTAAACAGAATGCTTCGGCCATCGGGCTCCTGATTTATTTCGCGTATCTCATTTTGCGTGGTTCTTTCCAGGACCATCAGCAGCGCGCGCGCATTAGTGCCGTGTACAACATCTTCGCGTTTGCGGCGCTTATTCCGCTTTTGTTTATCCTGCCGCGCATGACCGACTCTCTGCACCCGGGCAACGGCGGAAATCCTGGTTTCAACTCCTATGACCTGGACAGTCGTCTGCGCGCCGTGTTTTATCCGGCGGTGCTTGGCTGGACACTCTTAGGGGTTTGGATGGTGCACCTGCGCACCCGTTTAGAAGTTTTAAAGCAACGATTCTATGAAAATGCATAA
- a CDS encoding CcmD family protein, which produces MKMHKWLLVLLLTWAASFSVPASAQNAAEEGSTIEYTSADKAASDPEMADVMRRDGKIYIVVAVLVSVLLGILFYLISLDRKIGKLERELRQ; this is translated from the coding sequence ATGAAAATGCATAAATGGCTCCTGGTGCTGCTCCTTACGTGGGCAGCTAGTTTTTCTGTTCCGGCTTCGGCGCAAAACGCAGCGGAGGAAGGCTCTACTATTGAATACACGTCAGCAGACAAAGCTGCTTCAGACCCAGAGATGGCTGATGTGATGCGCCGTGACGGCAAGATCTATATTGTGGTGGCGGTGCTGGTGAGTGTGTTGCTGGGCATCCTGTTTTACCTCATCAGCTTGGACAGGAAGATTGGCAAGTTAGAGCGCGAGCTTCGGCAATAA
- a CDS encoding cytochrome c maturation protein CcmE domain-containing protein, with protein MKRIHIIGILVIAVAIMIIMSTASDASVYVPFSEAQARAKDGDDTKVHVVGRLKKDAKGHIVGMKYDPTLDPNYFSFVLVDTNRVEQQVVYYSPKPQDFDRSEQVVITGNMKENVFVADKILLKCPSKYTENEVKVETASL; from the coding sequence ATGAAAAGAATACACATCATCGGGATTTTAGTCATCGCGGTGGCCATCATGATCATCATGTCAACGGCATCAGACGCCAGTGTTTACGTTCCTTTCTCTGAAGCGCAAGCCCGCGCGAAGGATGGAGATGATACCAAAGTACACGTGGTGGGCCGCCTGAAGAAAGATGCCAAAGGTCACATTGTGGGCATGAAGTATGATCCTACGTTGGATCCTAACTACTTCTCTTTCGTGCTGGTAGACACCAACCGCGTAGAGCAGCAGGTAGTGTACTATAGCCCCAAACCACAGGATTTTGACCGCTCTGAGCAGGTGGTAATTACCGGGAACATGAAAGAGAATGTTTTTGTGGCCGATAAGATTTTGCTCAAATGCCCTTCTAAGTACACCGAGAACGAGGTGAAGGTAGAAACGGCAAGCCTATAA
- the ccsA gene encoding cytochrome c biogenesis protein CcsA yields MVNTLIGDLGHYSVILAFVTALVSAIAFAFASNAKELTPEQKDWKNLARGAFFVHVLAVFGIIFCLFNIIYAHRYEYHYAWSHSSNHLPVHYMISCFWEGQEGSFLLWIFWHALLGLVLIKFAGKKWESPVMAVFSFVQLFLTSMILGVVIGDLKIGSSPFILMRDFMTDAPVFQMDPNFVPKDGTGLNPLLQNYWMVIHPPVLFLGFAATLVPFAFAIAGLWKKDFSAWTKPALPWGLFAAVVLGVGIMMGAYWAYETLNFGGYWNWDPVENAVYIPWLVLVGAIHTLLAYRKSKTALRATFILFITSFLLVLYATFLTRSGILGNASVHSFTDLGLSGQLFTYLAAFVVLAIGLLAYRWKYIPATEKEIATYSGEFWVFIGAAVLCLGAFQVLVTTSIPVYNAFMGFIGVKTNVALPADQIAHYTKFQMWMGITIAMLTGTGQLLWWRKNSEGNKFSELFMVPLMLTALFAALILLISKIGYIERIDNPAYILLLVASLYAVFSNLAILFGVLRKNVSIAGGAVAHIGVALMLIGVLFSSGYSNIISKNMSGMVYAREFGDDINRDNVLLWRNAGTDMGPYKVTYKGQYLEVKGLPDYVNKQRLFRIEDEYKAIARGPLKDGDEVIYNAGDTVEISPENTYYEVGFKNRESGEEFALYPRAQVNPQMGLLASPDIKMFGTKDLYTHVSTIPDPNEEKEWGELKEYKVKIGDTIFVNDYVAVLHGIEPAKDTLLLNLKPGDVAVQADMQVLGERHTYHAHPIYAIRDRMVGRVPEEIEDLGLRIMLMNIDPEEGAFTIGINTTQKDYIILKAMEKPFISILWIGTLIMSLGFVMAIVRHYKDGKSGNANLPKGPAGKVAVKREKQLA; encoded by the coding sequence ATGGTTAATACTTTAATTGGTGATTTAGGTCACTACAGTGTCATTCTCGCTTTTGTGACGGCGCTGGTTTCGGCAATTGCGTTTGCGTTTGCCTCCAACGCCAAAGAGCTTACCCCTGAGCAGAAAGACTGGAAGAATCTGGCCCGTGGTGCCTTCTTCGTGCACGTGCTAGCGGTGTTTGGCATCATCTTCTGCCTTTTTAATATCATTTACGCGCACCGCTACGAGTATCATTACGCGTGGAGCCACTCCTCTAATCACCTGCCGGTGCATTACATGATCTCCTGCTTTTGGGAAGGCCAGGAGGGGTCTTTCCTGCTATGGATCTTCTGGCATGCGTTACTAGGACTGGTGCTGATCAAGTTTGCCGGTAAGAAGTGGGAAAGCCCGGTGATGGCGGTTTTCTCCTTCGTGCAGCTGTTCCTGACCTCCATGATCTTAGGGGTGGTGATCGGTGACCTGAAGATCGGTTCTTCGCCGTTCATCTTGATGCGTGACTTCATGACCGATGCGCCAGTGTTCCAGATGGACCCGAACTTCGTGCCGAAGGATGGTACTGGTTTGAACCCGCTGTTGCAGAACTACTGGATGGTGATTCACCCGCCGGTCTTGTTCCTGGGCTTCGCGGCTACTTTAGTACCGTTTGCCTTTGCGATTGCCGGTCTCTGGAAAAAAGACTTCTCTGCCTGGACCAAGCCTGCCTTGCCTTGGGGCTTGTTTGCTGCCGTAGTACTAGGTGTAGGAATTATGATGGGTGCTTACTGGGCCTATGAAACTCTGAACTTTGGGGGCTACTGGAACTGGGATCCGGTTGAAAATGCCGTGTACATTCCGTGGTTAGTATTAGTAGGAGCCATTCACACCTTGTTAGCCTATCGCAAGAGCAAAACTGCCCTTCGTGCCACGTTCATCCTTTTCATCACTTCGTTCCTGTTAGTACTATACGCTACCTTCTTAACGCGTAGTGGTATCTTAGGTAATGCCTCTGTACACTCTTTCACTGACTTAGGTTTATCTGGACAGTTGTTCACCTACCTGGCTGCTTTTGTGGTCTTGGCGATTGGTTTGCTGGCGTACCGCTGGAAATACATTCCGGCTACGGAGAAAGAAATTGCCACCTATTCTGGTGAGTTCTGGGTGTTCATCGGCGCAGCCGTGTTGTGCTTAGGTGCTTTCCAGGTACTGGTGACTACCTCTATTCCAGTGTACAATGCTTTCATGGGCTTCATTGGCGTGAAAACCAATGTGGCGCTACCTGCAGACCAAATTGCGCACTACACCAAGTTCCAGATGTGGATGGGGATTACCATTGCTATGCTGACGGGTACCGGACAGTTGCTGTGGTGGCGGAAGAACAGCGAAGGAAACAAGTTCTCTGAGCTGTTCATGGTGCCTCTAATGCTGACTGCTTTGTTTGCCGCGCTTATCTTGTTGATTAGCAAAATAGGCTACATTGAACGCATCGACAATCCGGCTTACATTTTGTTATTGGTAGCGTCTTTATATGCAGTGTTCAGTAACCTGGCCATCTTATTTGGGGTGCTCCGGAAGAACGTTTCCATTGCCGGTGGTGCCGTAGCCCATATTGGGGTGGCTTTGATGCTGATTGGGGTTTTGTTCTCCTCTGGTTACTCCAACATCATTTCCAAGAACATGTCTGGGATGGTGTACGCCCGCGAGTTTGGTGATGACATTAACCGTGACAACGTGCTGTTGTGGCGCAATGCCGGTACTGATATGGGGCCTTACAAGGTAACCTACAAAGGTCAATACTTAGAAGTAAAAGGTTTACCTGATTACGTGAACAAGCAGCGCTTGTTCCGCATTGAGGACGAGTACAAAGCTATTGCCCGTGGTCCGTTAAAAGATGGTGATGAGGTTATCTACAATGCTGGTGATACGGTTGAAATTTCTCCTGAGAATACGTACTACGAAGTAGGCTTCAAGAACCGTGAGTCTGGTGAAGAATTCGCTTTGTACCCAAGAGCGCAGGTAAACCCACAAATGGGATTGTTAGCCTCCCCGGATATCAAGATGTTTGGCACCAAAGACCTGTACACCCACGTTTCTACCATCCCAGATCCGAACGAGGAGAAGGAGTGGGGTGAGTTGAAGGAGTATAAGGTGAAAATCGGCGACACCATCTTCGTGAACGACTATGTAGCTGTGTTACATGGCATTGAGCCAGCCAAAGATACTTTGCTCTTAAACCTGAAGCCTGGAGATGTTGCCGTACAAGCTGACATGCAGGTATTAGGTGAGCGCCATACGTACCACGCGCACCCAATCTATGCTATCAGAGACCGCATGGTAGGACGCGTGCCGGAGGAGATTGAGGATTTAGGTCTTCGTATTATGCTGATGAACATTGATCCGGAAGAAGGTGCTTTCACCATCGGGATCAACACTACGCAGAAGGATTACATCATCCTGAAAGCGATGGAGAAACCATTTATCAGCATTCTCTGGATTGGTACTTTGATCATGAGCCTCGGGTTTGTAATGGCTATTGTTCGTCACTACAAAGATGGCAAGAGCGGCAATGCTAATCTGCCAAAAGGCCCAGCCGGCAAAGTAGCCGTGAAACGCGAAAAACAACTGGCGTAA
- a CDS encoding Rossmann-like and DUF2520 domain-containing protein, which yields MKVGIVGAGNVATHLVKGLVKAGMEVSVINSRTIASAQSLAQHAPAAAITDSLNFKLSPPADIYLLAVPDRTLPQLLQEVNFPEGVIVAHTSGTQPLELLMSSLPGVETGVFYPLQTFSKEKDVDWKPIPICIETSSQHAELTLVNLGRLLSNQVVLMNGETRRKLHVAAVFACNFTNHLWGVAQDLLQKAELPVNLLEPLVQETVQKAFQFPPFSVQTGPAKRGDSITIDAHVQLLQSEPQYLQLYQVLTKSIQTVAESEPFLGKQA from the coding sequence ATGAAAGTAGGAATTGTGGGAGCAGGCAACGTCGCAACCCATCTAGTGAAAGGCCTAGTCAAAGCAGGAATGGAAGTTTCTGTTATTAACAGCAGAACAATTGCCTCAGCACAGAGCCTTGCACAACATGCCCCAGCCGCCGCTATTACTGATTCATTAAATTTCAAGTTGTCACCCCCAGCTGATATCTATCTGTTGGCTGTACCTGACCGGACACTTCCGCAATTGTTGCAAGAAGTGAACTTTCCCGAAGGAGTGATAGTGGCCCACACTTCTGGGACACAACCTTTGGAATTACTGATGTCATCTCTGCCGGGGGTAGAAACCGGCGTATTCTATCCGTTGCAGACCTTCAGCAAAGAAAAAGACGTAGATTGGAAACCAATTCCCATCTGCATAGAAACTTCATCGCAGCACGCCGAACTGACGCTTGTAAATTTAGGAAGGCTGCTGAGTAATCAGGTGGTGCTCATGAATGGGGAAACAAGAAGGAAACTGCACGTGGCGGCGGTATTTGCCTGTAATTTCACCAATCATTTATGGGGAGTGGCGCAAGACCTGCTGCAGAAAGCGGAGTTACCGGTCAACCTGTTGGAGCCCCTAGTGCAGGAGACAGTACAAAAAGCATTTCAGTTTCCGCCTTTTTCAGTGCAAACCGGACCAGCTAAACGGGGAGATTCTATAACCATTGATGCCCATGTACAGCTGTTGCAAAGTGAACCGCAGTACCTGCAACTATACCAGGTGCTCACAAAAAGCATACAAACTGTTGCTGAAAGTGAGCCGTTTTTAGGAAAACAGGCGTAA
- a CDS encoding 2Fe-2S iron-sulfur cluster-binding protein yields the protein MKVVNITYKFLDGKPDETHLGAEGESVLDVALNNGIQLQHNCGGVCGCSTCHIYVETGMNDLPEITDAEEDFIDRAVNPRINSRLACQCVVQGGQDLVITIPKQDFLGH from the coding sequence ATGAAAGTCGTTAATATCACATATAAGTTTTTGGACGGAAAGCCTGACGAAACCCATTTGGGAGCGGAAGGAGAATCTGTTCTGGACGTAGCCTTGAACAATGGAATTCAACTGCAGCACAACTGCGGTGGCGTTTGCGGTTGCAGCACCTGCCATATTTATGTAGAAACTGGCATGAATGACCTTCCGGAAATCACAGATGCAGAGGAAGATTTTATTGACCGTGCCGTAAATCCACGCATCAATTCACGTTTAGCGTGCCAGTGTGTGGTACAAGGTGGTCAGGACCTGGTCATCACCATTCCTAAGCAAGACTTCTTAGGACATTAA
- the iscX gene encoding Fe-S cluster assembly protein IscX, producing the protein MSNLYEPPIKWSDHEDIAMALYEKFGDEFGENKIYRIRFTDLLEWVLSLPNFEGTREQATEGHLEQIQAKWVYEWRDNQ; encoded by the coding sequence ATGAGCAATCTATATGAGCCACCTATAAAGTGGAGCGACCATGAAGACATAGCCATGGCGCTATATGAGAAGTTTGGCGATGAATTTGGAGAAAACAAAATCTACCGTATCCGGTTCACTGATCTGTTAGAGTGGGTACTAAGCCTGCCTAATTTTGAGGGTACCCGCGAGCAAGCCACCGAGGGACATTTGGAGCAGATTCAGGCCAAGTGGGTGTACGAATGGCGCGATAACCAATAG
- a CDS encoding KdsC family phosphatase — MQALPDFKNITTFIFDVDGVLTDGTLLCFSTGEQARAFNIKDGYAIRHALKKGYRVAIISGRNEPGVRKRLESLDVKDIYLGSENKLDTFQNYVYYYGIDPETVVFMGDDMPDLEVMQHCGISACPADAAIDICDISQYVATAEGGKGAVRELIEMVMKLQKRW, encoded by the coding sequence ATGCAAGCACTTCCTGATTTCAAGAATATCACCACGTTCATTTTTGATGTGGATGGCGTTTTAACTGACGGTACCCTGTTGTGTTTCTCCACCGGAGAACAGGCACGGGCGTTTAATATCAAAGATGGGTATGCGATCAGGCATGCCCTGAAGAAAGGGTATCGTGTGGCCATTATCTCAGGGAGGAACGAGCCGGGGGTGCGCAAGCGTTTAGAGTCTCTGGATGTGAAAGATATTTACCTGGGTTCAGAAAACAAGCTGGACACCTTCCAGAATTACGTTTACTATTATGGCATTGACCCGGAGACAGTGGTCTTCATGGGTGATGACATGCCCGATCTGGAAGTGATGCAACACTGCGGAATTTCAGCGTGTCCTGCCGATGCAGCTATTGATATCTGCGACATCTCGCAGTATGTAGCCACAGCCGAGGGAGGAAAAGGAGCGGTGCGCGAGCTGATTGAAATGGTGATGAAGTTGCAGAAACGGTGGTAG
- a CDS encoding cold-shock protein, with product MKTGTVKFFNESKGYGFITEEATNEDFFVHITGLNGIQIQQHDKVEFDTKEGKKGINAVNVKKI from the coding sequence ATGAAAACAGGAACTGTTAAATTCTTCAACGAATCCAAAGGCTACGGCTTTATCACAGAAGAAGCCACCAATGAGGATTTCTTTGTACACATTACAGGCCTCAACGGTATCCAGATCCAACAGCACGACAAAGTGGAGTTCGACACCAAAGAAGGTAAGAAAGGCATAAACGCAGTCAACGTTAAGAAAATCTAA
- a CDS encoding geranylgeranylglycerol-phosphate geranylgeranyltransferase, translated as MLLAQLLVRKCLVFPERSLLQSLSWPFAVLVVATLCIAAAGYIINDYYDVKIDRINKPERVVVGKFLTRRKAMMIHLYLSAAGVLLGVIIGWRIGAVLLGVALLLWGYSAQFKKRPFVGNLTIALLAAVMVLVVPLQAGQPSLAAWAYGVFAFLISLVREVIKDMEDVQGDASFRCRTLPIVLGIPQTKWILYLLVGFFLIFTGFVMLKRLNEPLFVGYLFIGVVLPTFVLIRQIITADRKKEYARLSWICKGIMVTGICSMLVLH; from the coding sequence ATGCTGCTGGCCCAGCTGCTGGTGCGCAAGTGCCTGGTATTCCCAGAGCGTTCGCTGCTGCAGTCTTTGTCGTGGCCCTTCGCTGTTCTGGTGGTGGCAACTCTTTGCATTGCCGCGGCGGGGTACATTATCAATGATTATTATGACGTAAAGATAGACCGCATCAACAAACCTGAACGGGTAGTGGTGGGCAAGTTCCTGACCCGTCGTAAGGCCATGATGATTCACCTTTACTTGTCGGCAGCAGGGGTATTGTTGGGCGTTATCATTGGTTGGCGAATTGGGGCCGTGCTGTTGGGGGTAGCGTTGCTACTTTGGGGGTATTCGGCACAGTTTAAGAAACGCCCGTTTGTAGGAAACCTGACGATTGCACTATTGGCAGCAGTTATGGTGTTGGTAGTACCATTACAGGCGGGGCAACCTTCTTTGGCTGCCTGGGCTTACGGGGTGTTCGCCTTCCTCATTTCCCTGGTGCGGGAGGTCATCAAGGACATGGAAGATGTACAGGGCGATGCCTCTTTCCGGTGCCGCACCTTGCCTATTGTATTAGGAATTCCGCAGACCAAATGGATTCTGTACCTGTTGGTGGGCTTCTTTCTGATCTTTACAGGCTTTGTGATGTTGAAGCGGTTAAATGAGCCGTTGTTTGTAGGGTATCTGTTTATAGGAGTGGTGCTGCCCACGTTTGTATTGATAAGGCAAATCATCACTGCCGACAGGAAAAAAGAATACGCACGTTTAAGCTGGATATGTAAAGGCATTATGGTCACCGGAATCTGCTCCATGCTGGTGCTGCATTGA
- the porZ gene encoding type IX secretion system anionic LPS delivery protein PorZ yields the protein MRTSRIVRYVVVLCSLTWTLFTHAQTSRLPLGTWQLHVPNHRAKAVAETPSSVYVATEDGFFRYLKEDNSLQTLSRTDGFSDINLNTLTFDSATSTLVVAYENTNLDLLTNGKVHNLTELLRKPMPGAKAIYHLYTHNKKAYLSTSFGLVVVDLVKREIKDTYSNLGAQGEAVQVYASTVLNDSVYIASSEGVMGANLNNANLLDYRSWRRFGSAQGLPFGLSSEATKTIVAFGDAVYVGINEEGIFRFNGVSWNKASFSTQDDQFRAMETNGRRLVITGAQEVVEVSSSGQASRMVQPLFQDLRMAIPARSGGLWAASYERGLVQVTSAGAIALVPNGPAYVDVFGVYAEPGLFTVLGGGYSQGYLQRSSVAGFYQYQNGQWNSYGFASGGQFPGNARDLVMARRNPVNGKLYIASYGSGLLEWGGLDQVKLYNNTNSPLLSAINASDRDFIRVPGLAIDPAGSVWVTNRNQLPNAAGLYELKVDGTWKSHPFNGYSLGSGLDKVVVDDSGYKWVTISTNGTDAGMIVYDDVTEKYKYIGGVGQGGLPGKQVFSLAVDLQGEIWAGTNNGVAVFSSTPDIFTSTYAGAYLPIYERRPLLQGQIIRSIAVDGGNRKWIGTDTGLWLFNETGEEMIHNFTTRNSPLPSDRIRDISVEPSTGEVLIGTEGGIAVYRGTATRTETVNKNCLQVFPNPVRVGFSGNIGISGVPNNGWVKITDAAGFLVFEGKSAGGTFAWHGRDYNGRKAKPGVYLVLASSGDGAQTCMTKIAIQ from the coding sequence ATGAGGACATCAAGGATAGTTAGGTATGTAGTGGTTCTGTGCAGTCTTACCTGGACCCTGTTCACTCATGCCCAAACTTCCCGCCTGCCCTTGGGCACCTGGCAGCTGCACGTGCCTAACCATCGGGCTAAAGCAGTCGCGGAAACTCCTTCCTCGGTTTACGTCGCCACTGAGGATGGCTTCTTTAGATACCTCAAAGAAGACAATTCCCTCCAGACCCTTTCCCGCACCGATGGCTTCAGCGATATTAATCTAAACACCCTTACCTTTGATTCGGCCACTTCTACTTTAGTGGTAGCGTATGAAAACACCAACCTTGATCTCCTGACAAACGGGAAGGTGCATAACCTCACCGAGCTGCTGCGGAAGCCCATGCCCGGGGCCAAAGCTATCTATCACCTGTACACCCACAATAAAAAGGCGTACTTGTCTACCTCGTTCGGGTTGGTGGTGGTAGACTTGGTAAAGCGGGAGATAAAAGATACATACAGCAACCTGGGCGCTCAGGGCGAGGCTGTGCAGGTGTATGCCTCCACCGTATTGAATGACAGCGTGTACATTGCTTCTTCTGAAGGCGTAATGGGCGCTAACCTGAACAATGCCAATTTGCTTGATTACCGAAGCTGGCGCCGGTTTGGTTCTGCCCAAGGGCTTCCTTTCGGGTTGAGTTCAGAGGCAACCAAAACTATTGTGGCCTTTGGCGATGCGGTATATGTAGGAATCAACGAGGAAGGAATTTTCCGTTTTAACGGTGTTTCCTGGAACAAGGCTTCTTTCTCCACTCAAGATGACCAGTTTAGGGCCATGGAGACAAACGGAAGAAGGCTGGTCATTACCGGAGCGCAGGAGGTGGTGGAAGTTTCCTCTTCGGGACAAGCCTCCCGTATGGTTCAGCCGCTTTTCCAGGACCTGCGCATGGCTATTCCCGCAAGAAGCGGTGGACTTTGGGCCGCAAGTTATGAGCGTGGACTGGTGCAGGTAACTTCTGCCGGAGCAATAGCCCTTGTTCCCAACGGGCCCGCTTATGTGGATGTGTTTGGCGTGTATGCTGAACCAGGTCTGTTCACGGTTTTGGGGGGAGGTTACAGCCAAGGTTACCTGCAGCGTTCTTCGGTGGCTGGGTTTTACCAATACCAGAATGGGCAGTGGAACAGTTATGGTTTTGCCAGTGGCGGTCAGTTTCCGGGCAATGCCCGAGATCTTGTCATGGCTCGAAGAAACCCGGTCAACGGAAAATTATACATAGCCAGTTACGGATCGGGTTTACTGGAGTGGGGCGGGCTAGATCAAGTGAAACTGTATAACAACACCAATAGCCCCTTGCTCAGCGCCATCAACGCAAGTGACCGTGACTTTATACGGGTACCGGGCTTAGCCATTGACCCTGCTGGAAGCGTCTGGGTCACCAACCGAAATCAACTGCCCAATGCCGCCGGATTGTATGAATTGAAAGTAGATGGCACCTGGAAGTCGCATCCGTTCAACGGCTACAGCTTAGGCAGCGGGTTAGACAAGGTGGTGGTAGATGACAGTGGCTACAAATGGGTGACCATTAGTACCAACGGCACCGATGCCGGCATGATTGTCTACGATGATGTCACAGAGAAATATAAATACATTGGCGGAGTAGGACAGGGTGGCTTACCCGGGAAGCAGGTGTTTTCCTTGGCCGTGGACTTGCAAGGGGAAATTTGGGCTGGTACTAACAATGGAGTGGCTGTTTTCAGCAGTACCCCAGATATTTTCACTTCAACTTATGCCGGAGCTTATTTACCTATTTATGAACGTCGGCCCTTGTTGCAAGGACAAATCATCAGAAGCATTGCTGTAGACGGTGGCAATCGGAAATGGATAGGTACCGATACTGGGCTGTGGCTTTTTAATGAGACCGGCGAAGAAATGATTCACAACTTCACAACCAGGAACAGTCCATTGCCCTCAGATAGAATAAGAGACATATCCGTTGAACCCTCCACGGGGGAGGTGTTGATCGGTACCGAGGGAGGAATCGCGGTGTACAGAGGTACTGCTACGCGTACTGAAACTGTGAACAAGAATTGTTTGCAAGTCTTTCCCAATCCCGTTCGGGTGGGATTTTCTGGAAACATCGGTATTTCTGGAGTCCCGAATAATGGGTGGGTGAAGATTACTGACGCTGCAGGATTTCTGGTGTTTGAAGGAAAATCCGCTGGCGGCACGTTTGCCTGGCATGGGCGTGATTACAACGGACGCAAAGCTAAACCAGGCGTGTACCTGGTGTTGGCCTCATCTGGAGATGGGGCACAAACGTGTATGACTAAGATTGCCATTCAATAA